TTAGTTGATTTTGTAAACAGCGCAGATCGACTTTGAGCTAATTTATTGGGAGGAAAGGTTTGAAAAAACTTCTGATCATAATATTTATTTTATGCATTACATTTTTATCAGCAGAAGATACAATTATCGATAGTCTTAAGAAGCAACTTAAAACAGCTTCTCAAACCGAGAAAATTGATATCTTAAATGAGCTGTCATATTATCATTTAGATGACTCACCGGAAATTGCTATCGATTATGCAAAAAAAGCACTGAATCTCGCTATCTTTCTAAAAGACCAAAAAGGGCAGGCAATCTCATTATATTATCTTGCTCTCACTAATGAAAATCTGAATAAACTCGGGATTGCTTTGAACTATTATCTGGAATTACTTGAAATTCAAAAGAAAATCGCAATCAAAGAAAATATTGCCGACACCCAGCATAGCATTGGAATCGTCTTTGACAATTTGAGCAATTATAATATGGCTCTCGAATTTTACCAGAAATCAAGAGAGACATACAAAGAATTGAATGATAGTTTAGGAGTAGCCTTCGTCTTAAATAATATCGGCAACACATATGAAAGCCTTGGTCAATATGATACTGCTTTAGAATATCAATTAGATGCTTTGAGGATCTATGAATCGGGATCGATAAATGATAAAGATGGGATAGCAACAACTTTAAACAATATCGGGAATATTTATCAAAGTCTGGGTGGCTTTGGAAAAGCATTAAATTTTTTCCGGAGGACATTAAACATCTATCATGAATTAAATGATAAATACGGATTGTCGATTGCTTATAATAATCTCGGAATGATTCATCATGATCTGAAAAATTATGATAAAGCCCTGGATTTTTATAAAAAATCTCTCGAGCTTGATAAAGAGCTTAAAGATCCGTATGGAAGTGCCGGCTCCTATAATAACATAGCAATGATTTATGAAGATTTGAATCAATCAGAAAAAGCAGAAGAATATTACTTACAATCATTAAAGATTTCAGAAGATATCAATGATAAATACAGTATAGCTAATACAAACAATAACATCGGACATTATTATATAAAACAAAA
The genomic region above belongs to Candidatus Cloacimonadota bacterium and contains:
- a CDS encoding tetratricopeptide repeat protein, encoding MKKLLIIIFILCITFLSAEDTIIDSLKKQLKTASQTEKIDILNELSYYHLDDSPEIAIDYAKKALNLAIFLKDQKGQAISLYYLALTNENLNKLGIALNYYLELLEIQKKIAIKENIADTQHSIGIVFDNLSNYNMALEFYQKSRETYKELNDSLGVAFVLNNIGNTYESLGQYDTALEYQLDALRIYESGSINDKDGIATTLNNIGNIYQSLGGFGKALNFFRRTLNIYHELNDKYGLSIAYNNLGMIHHDLKNYDKALDFYKKSLELDKELKDPYGSAGSYNNIAMIYEDLNQSEKAEEYYLQSLKISEDINDKYSIANTNNNIGHYYIKQ